The Silvibacterium dinghuense DNA window GCATGAAATGATAGAAAACGGACGGTGCGGCACACAGAAAGCAGAAGATGTGCGTCCCCAGTACGGGGGAGAGCGTCCTATGAGAACAATATCCTCAGAATTTGCAGGTTGGAGTGAAACCCGTGATCGGTGAAAGACATTCTGGAAAGCGCGGAATCCTGCGCTCTACCCCTTTGCTGCTGTTATTGCCGGGATTGCTTCTACCCGGATGCGGGCGGCACACAGCCGTGGAGATAGGGCAGGGAGCGGACAGCTTTCTCTCGGCGGGAGCGGCAAAGACCGGTAACCCGCAGGTGGCGCGCTACACGGTGACACCGCGCACCGCTGCCGATATCACAGTCGAGTTCGGGCCTACGACAGGTTATGGCTCGAAGACCTGGACCGTGCATGCGAATGCGGATCAGCCGGTGGAGATGCTGGTCGCGGGAATGCGCGGGGATGCGACCTATCACATGCGTGCGGTGGTGCATTTCAACGACGGCACCACGGTAAACGATACAGACCAGAGCTTTGCCACCGGGCATTATCCGGAGCACCTGCGGCCGCACATCACCGTGGAGAGCCATGGGAATCCGCAGCCAGGCGTGGAGCTGCTGAATCCGTCGATCGGTTCGGGCTTCCAGGCAACGGTGGTCGACCTCCAGGGCAATCTGCTCTGGGCCTATGAGTACAAGGACCGGCAATCCGTGGCCAAGGTGCAGTTCCATCGCTATGAGCAGTCGGCCGCCTTCACCCTGAAGGGTTGGGGTTGGTGGCTGGAAAAGCATGTGGGCATGCATCCGGCCGGAGATCCAAAGCTGTGGGATGCGAAGCTGTGGAAGTCTCCGCCGCCGATGCGCCGCTTCGCGACGATCATCAACCCGATCAAGCCGCTGCCCAACGGGAATTTTCTGCTGGTGATCGGCCTCGCCTCGCACGCGCTGGTCGATGGTCCTGATGGCACGCCCCCGCCGGGGACGCTGAGCACGCTGCGCGAGATCAATCTTGCAGGCGAGACCGTGTATGACCTACCGGTAGCGGAGCTGAACAAGAGGCTCGCCACCATTGGCTACAAAGGTCCGCAGATCGAGATGGTGCATCACGACGTAGAGGTGCTGCCGAACGGGCACATGATCGTGATTGCGAACGGAACGAAGGTCTACCGCGATCTGCCCGGGCGGCCAGGCGCGACGCGCGTGGTGGGCGACGTGCTGGTGGATCTCGATCAGAACTTCCAGCCGGTGTGGACGTGGAGCACCTTCGATCATCTCGACATTACGCGGCACCCGATGGACTTTCCTGACTGGACGCATACGAATGCGGTGGTCTACACCAAGGACGACGGCAACCTGCTGGTCTCCATGCGCTCGCAGCACTGGGTGATCAAGGTGGATTATCGCAATGGCCACGGTACGGGCAACGTGATCTGGCACCTTGGACATGGCGGCGACTTCCAGCTGATCGGCGGCCATGATCCCGAAGACTGGCAGTATGGAGAGCACCAGCCGGCTATCTTCAGCACGAACAATGCCGGTGTCTTCGACATGGGCGTAATGGACAACGGCAACGAGCGGCTGCTCGCGGATGGGAAGGTCTGCGGCACCAAGGGCGCTGGCCCGTGCTACACGACGGTACCGATCTACCACATCGACGAGGCCGCAAAGACCGCAACACTTGTCTTCCACGATGTGTTTCCGCCGAAGCAGTTCTCTCTGTGGGGCGGCGGCATTCAGTCTCTCGCGAATGGCGATGTGGAGATCGATCTGTGCAACCAGGGGATGGCGTCGAATGTGCTCGAGGTGACGCGGGAGGAGCATCCGCAGACGGTGTGGCAGTTGCACCTGGAGCGCTCGAACTCGTATCGCTCCGAGCGGCTGCCGAGCCTCTATCCCGGCGTGCAGTGGAACTAGCCATCCAGGTACCCGCCTTCGGCTGCTTCGCGCAGGGCGAACGGCCTTCGGCTCCCGCTCCCGTTGGTCGCGGGACTGACCGTCCCGGCATTCGCCTTCGGCCTCCGCTCCCGTTGGTCGCGATGACAAGCAACCAGTAAAACAAAAGTCCCACATCTCGGAAGTGAGATGTGGGACTTCTGCTTTTCCAGCGTGATAGCTTAGTGGGCCGCGGTTGCCGTAAGTGCCGCGTTGCGGAAGGCAGCTTCGTGCTGTGCAGGCACAACCGCCAGCTCGCCCATGCGCCAGGTATCGACGTACGGCACCTTGCGGACGATGGTCCACTCCGCGGAGCCGCCGGCAGGCGGGGCGAACTCGACGATGACGGTGTTATCGACATCATTGAGAACGACGTTGCCGTTGGGCAGGCGGGTGCAGTCTTGAATCCAGCCGCCATCGTAGGGGATGACGCCGGTGCGCTTGAGGTTATCGTCGAGCAGGACCAGTTCCTTGCCGAGGCTGTTGGCGAGAATCCAGCCGCCGGGAATCTTCTCCAGGCTGTGTGCCCGTGCCAGTCCATCAATGACGACTTCGCCCTTCTGCTCGGATGGCGGCAGGCTGCGGTCGATCTGCACGACCACGCCCTGATGGAAAAGCATCGCCAGCACATAGCGCTCATTCTCAGGGTCGCGGATGGTTGCGCAGTTGACATGCGTGCTCTGGTACTTGGTGTGATAGTAGCGATCGCGGTGCTCGCCGCCGCGTCCGCTCTCGCGGCGCTCGCCGGAGGGTGTCACATCGTAGCCATGCTCGGCGGCCCACCACTCCCAGATCACATTGCCCTGAAGATCGACTTCGACGACGAGGTCGGTACCGCAGGAGGCGGCCAGCAGACCGCGCTTTGTGCGCTCGAGGCTGTGGAGATCGTTGAAATAGGGATGCGAGATGCGCTGCAGCAGCTTGCCCGGCTCACGATCGGCGTCGATGCGGAAGATGTTCCCTGCTTCGAAGTCGTTCATGTAAAGAATGCCGTCGGCAAAGCAGTAGCCTGCCGGATTACCGAGGAGATTGCCCCAATCCGACTGCCAGATGATTTCCTGCGTGTCCCAGTCATAGACCACGAAGGTGCCGGGATAGTCGGAGGTGGCATCCATGGTCGGACCGAGCTGATCGGCGGGAAGAAAGCGGTATTCCTCCTTGACCCAGGTGAGAGGCGCCGGCGGAGCGCTGGCGGTAACAGGGATGGCGTTTGCCACTTTCTGGCCGGGGACTGCGGGCAGCCCACCTTCCAGCTTCCAGCGCGCGCGAAGGCGGGCGTTCTGCGTCGTGTAGACAGATGCTGCTAAAAGCATGGAATCAGGCTACAGGATGACGCTACTTTCCGCTAAGGAACAAAGGGCGAAAAGTAAACCATGCCGCTGCGTTATAGAAGGTGCAACTTTTCCCTTCCATATTTCGTCTGGCTTTCCGGGTGGCCTGTAAGCCTTTCGGCTCCGAAAGCCATCACAGTACGATGTGCACCCATTGATCGACCTTCACTCGCATACGGATTTTTCGGACGGAACCTTCGCTCCCGCGGCTCTGGTACAACATGCGGCGGAGAGCGGAATCACCCTGCTCGCAGTTACCGACCACGACACGGTCGACAGCTACCTCCCTGCGCTCGAAGAGGCGCAACGGCTGGGGATACAGCTGCTCTGCGGTGTGGAACTGAGTACGCATGCCGAACCAAGCGAACGCTCGGTACACCTTCTCGGGTATTTCTCTACCCTGCCGCCGCAATCCTTTTGCAACTGGCTTCGGAAATTGCAGGAAGGCCGGCGCGAGCGCAATATCGAGCTCCTTGCCAGGCTGCGGTCCCTGGGGCTGGAGCTGACGTGGGACGAAGTGCAGCGCCTGGCACAGCGACAGGTCGGCCGGCCGCACTTTGCGCAGGCACTGGTAGCACGCGGCTATGTTTCCTCGCTCCGCGAAGCCTTCGACCGCTACCTCGGCGAAGGAGCAGCAGCATGGGTGGAGCGGGACGAACCGCCGCTCACGGAGACGCTGGCCGCGCTGAGAGAAGCAGAAGGGGTGAGCTCTCTCGCACATCCGGTGCGCATAGCAAACGATGCAGAGGCACTCGGAGAATTCATTGCCCAGTACGCTACGCTCGGACTCGATGCTGTGGAGTGCTTTCACCCGGAAATCTCACCGGAGCTCAGCCAGTACCTGGTACAGACGGCATCGGAACTTGGATTGGGAATCACCGGAGGGTCGGACTTTCACGGTGCGAATAAGCCGGGGATTGCGATCGGGACGGGAAAAAATCAAAGCCTGTGCGTGCCCAAGGCGGTGGAAGAGTGGATCATCGCAAAACTGGGCGCAGTTGCGGCAAAAGATGAGCGGTGTCGAAGCTCACGGAATGAAGGGTAGGGGAAATTTGACGCATATCGATCAGCAGAACGACATACGCGATGCCGTCTCCCGGAATGAGCGAAGAGCAGCATTCCTGGATGAGGCATCGAACCTCCCCTCGCTGCAGTTATCCGATGAAACCATGGCATGGTTCGAACTGCTGGCCGGCGGCGCACTCGCTCCGCTGAGCCGCTTCATGGGCAGCGCTGACGCAACAAGCGTAGAGCGGGAGATGCGGCTGGCGAACGGCACGTTCTTCCCTGTTCCTGTGATTCTTCCGGTGAACGACGCCGCAACCTACCGTACAGGCCAGCGCGTGGCCCTGCGCAGCCGGCAGAATCATCTGCTCGCGCTGTTCACCATCGAGGAGGTGTTTGAATATACCGCCGGCGGACACAGCACCTGGGCCATCAGCGGTCCCATGGACGTGCTGCAGGCACCGTTTTCCCTCCTGTTCCCGCACCTGAGAGAATCTCCCGCCAAGCTGCGCTCCGGGCTCCATAGCCTGGACAGCGAACGCGTGCTGGTAGCAGACGAATGGAATCCGCTGGATGGAGCGCAGACCTCGTGGCTGCGCAAGATGGCCGCGTCTCTCGATGGACGCCTGCTGATCAACCTGATGATGTCCCAGGAACGGCTAGACGATTTCGAATTGTTCCAGAGACTGCGCCGATGTGAGTCCGAGTATCACGAGATGCTGGGTCCCCGGGCGTTTCTGAACCTTGTCAGCGTGCCGAAAATGCAGCCGGGAGCGCGATGTCTTCTTCTCCGCGCACTGATTCATCGTAACTATGGTGCGGATGTATATCTGCTCACAGCCGATGCGATGACAGGCTTCTCAGGCGAAGAGTTTGCGCAGTGGGAAGCAGGGATCGAAGCACTCGGCCTCACTACCCTCTCTCCCGAAACACGCTGGGGAGCATCGAACGCGAGCAGACGGACCCTGGCTTCGCTGAGCACGCGCGAGGCCGAGCGCGGCTTCTGTCTCTGGTTTACAGGACTCCCCGGAGCAGGAAAATCGACGATTGCAGAGCAGGTCGTGGTGCGGTTGATGGAGAACAATCGCAGAGTCACGCTGCTTGACGGCGACGTGGTGCGGACGCATCTCTCAAAAGGCCTGGGCTTCTCGCGCGCGGACCGCGACACGAACGTACAGCGAATCGGGTTTGTAGCCGCCGAGATCGTGCGGCATGGCGGCGTGGCAGTATGCGCCGCAGTAAGCCCCTATGGCGAGTCGCGCGACCGGGTGCGGGAGATGATGAAGCCCGGAGCCTTTGTCGAAATCTTTGTCGACACACCGGTTTCCATCTGCGAACAGCGCGACGTAAAGGGCTTCTACACCAAGGCACGCAAGGGAACGATGAGCTCGTTTACCGGCGTGGACGATCCCTACGAGGCTCCAGAACACGCAGAGATTGTGCTGAAAACGAATCAGGCAACGCCGGCCGAAGAGGCTGAAAAGGTGATGCGCTATCTCCTCTCGCATGGGCACCTGGAAATTCCTGAGACCAAGGAAGAGAAGGACCCTGCCCCACGAAAAAAACGGCTGACCGGACAAACGGTCTGAACAGAATCTAGGCGACCAAAAGCAGCAAAGCCCGCATCCTGTGCGGGCTTTGCTGCTTTTGATCGCTACCAGTGATGAAAATATCCGTCGCGCTCCACCAGCGTGACATCGACACCGAAAAGATTGCGCAGTCGCTCTTCGGTGAGAAGATCCTGCTTGGTACCGTCGGCGAAGATGCGTCCATCCCGCATCATGATGACCCTGTTCACTTCAGGCAGGATATCGGCCAGGTGATGCGTGACCATGATGATACCCGTGCCCTGCTGGACAACCAGGCGCAGGGCCTCGCGAAGCTCGCGCTGCGCGGAGATATCGAGTGCATTGGACGGCTCGTCGAGCAGCAGGGTTCCCGGCTCATGGACAAGGGCGCGGGCAATCATGATGCGTCGCTGCTGGCCCGCAGACATCTCGCCGACAAGCTTCTCGCGAAGATAGCCCGCACCCATCAGATCGAGCGCGGCTTCGGCCTTGTCCCACATCTCGGGAAGCACCGTGAGATTGGGCCAGAGCGAAGAGGCGGAGAAGAAGCCCGCTACGACAGCTTCAAGACCGGAAGTCACAGCCGTACGCTCGCCCGGCAGATGCGCTTCCACCACGCCGAGGTGTGTACGAAGCTGCGAGACATCCCAGCGGCTGCGCCCCAGGAGCTCGACCTTTGTCTCCGGATCGGCAATCGGGTAGCACTCGCGGGTGATGGTCTTGATGAGCGTGGATTTGCCACAGCCGTTCGGCCCGAGGATGGCAACATGCTCGCCTTCATGGATGGTGAGGCTCACATCGTGCAGGACCACATTCTCACCGCGTGCCACGTTGACATGCTGCATCTCGAGAAACGTTGAAGTCTTCAACCGCCTGTCCTTTCATTCCAGTGCCGCCCCATACGGAGAAGACCGCGAGGGTTCGGGCTATGAGCAAAGGCCGGGGCAGACCTTTGGCTCTCCTTCATCTTTAGCTCCCCTTTAGAGTTGATAAAGTAAAACCAGACCATGATTCAAACATCGCTCGTCCCCGCCGGTGCGCTGCCGGGCGGGTTCCGTTTTTCCGCAGTCACCGCAGGGCTCAAGCCGAGCGGCAAGCCGGACTTTGCCGTTGCTGTTGCGGATGAGGCTGCAAGCGCAGCCGCCATGTTCACCGGAAACAAGGTAAAGGCTGCTCCGCTGCAGGTCGGCTCAAAGCACCTCGAACACAGTGGCGGAAAGATCCGCGTGGTAGCTGTGAACGCGGGTAATGCCAACTGCGCGACCGGTAAAGCTGGCCTGCGGGCTGCCGAAGCGGTCTGCACCGCTGCGGCAAAGACCTTCGGCACGACTGAGAATGAGGTCTTCCCCTCTTCCACCGGTATTATCGGTGTACCGCTGCCCTATGAGAAGTTAATCGCGACTCTGCCGGAAGTAGAGCGAACGCTCGCGGCTACGCCGGAGGCCTTCTCCTCCTTTGCGACGGCGATCCTGACAACGGACACACGGCCAAAGGTGGCCCAGGCCACGATCCACGTGGACGGACGCGAGGTGCGCATCCTTGGCGCGGCCAAGGGCGCGGGCATGATCCATCCGCAACTGGTGCCGCACGCGACGATGCTGGTGTATCTCTTCACCGATGCGGCGGTTGCGCCGGCAGCGCTGAAGGCGCTGCTCGAGGGATCGGTGGAGCTGAGCTTCAACCGCATCTCGATCGATGGCGACACCTCCACCAACGACACCGTGCTGCTGCTGGCCTCCAGCGTGAGCGGCGCGAGCGTGGACGAGCACCACGAGGGATTCCGCTCGGCACTGCGCGAAATCTGCACGTCGCTTGCCAAACAAATTGTGGATGATGGCGAAGGCGTAACGCATGTCGTCGAGCTGCAGATAAACGGCGGAGCCAGCGATGCCGACGCCTTGCGCGTGGCCAAGGCGATTGCACATTCTCCGCTGAACAAGACCGCGTGGGCGGGCAGCGATCCGAACTGGGGAAGGCTCATGGCCGCAGCAGGTTACTCCGGCGCGGAGCTCGACCCGGCACGGATAAACATCTGGCTCGGCGAGCAGAAGATCTGCGAAAACGGTGGCCGTGTTGCCGATTTCGATAAGAGCAGAGCCCATCAGTACCTCACGCAACGGAATGTGACGATTCGTCTGGATCTCGGCCTCGGCTCGGGCAGCTGTGTTTTCTGGACGACCGATCTGACGACGGAATACGTGCACATTAACGCAGATTATTCGACCTAAAAACGCGACCGATAGACCGCGCGAAAGTGCATCAAAATGTGTGCAGGTTGCTAGACCCCGCATAAACACTGCACTTTCGCGCTATTTTCCCCGGTCTTGCACAGGCTTTTTCACATTTCTGTTGAAATCCTTTCGCCTCCGCGTGGGAAAGTTTGCGCGCGCCGGCGAAAAAACTTCCGCTACAATCGCACAGACGAGGCACCTGTCCGCACCCCATGTCATCATCCAGGCAGAAATCTGCAGCGGCGATTGCCGGCAAGAACGGGCATTCGCTGATCAGCGACGAAAAGTTCCGCGCGTTGTACGATGCGCTTCTCGAAGGCCAGCTGCTGCATGAACAGCTGCGCACGCAGGGGCTGAGAAACGACTCCCTGCATCGCGAGGCCGGTCCAGCTGCGCTGGTACTCGACTTGCGTAAAGAAGACACGCTGCTGATGCCCTCTCCGGTGCACTTCGCACATCGGCTCAAGGGTACGAAGCTCCCTGCGCTGCTGCAGCAAGATACAACCGCAAGCAATGCGGAAGACAGGCTCGCCGATGCGATCCGCGCGGCAGTCCTGCACCAGGTGCGCGGAGACAATGGGATCGTGCTCGTCTTCTTCGAGCTCGATCAGGCAGAGAGCCTCGCGCGCTTCCATGCCCTGTTCACCGCCGCAGTCGGTGGACGTTTGCCGATCGTCTTCGTGCTGGAAAGCCCGGCTGGGTTTGCGGATTCCGCAGCCTTCCGTGAAGCGCATCGCGAGATGGCCTACATCACGGTGGATGCACATGACCTGGTCGCGGTGTATCGCGTGGCGCAGGAGTCGATCGTGCGGGTGCGTGAATCCGCGACACCGGCGCTTATCGAACTGGTCACCGTCGAAGGCCTCTCCGACCCGGCAGAGAAGTTCCATATCTATCTGCAACGCAAGGGATTGCCTGCCAGCCGCTGGAAGATGACAGCAAAGAGAAGATTTGAAAAGGAATGGCACTCTGCTTGTCTTCCCCAAGGCAATCCTCTAGCCTGAGGGCTGGGCTTCGTCACCTGCAGGTTTCACAGTCGTGCATCGAAACGGCTACCCCCAATCGTTCGAGGTGTAATTGAGAGTATTTCTGTCATCAGGCCTGCTCCTCCTGCTGGGCATCCCCGTTTCCTCCGCAGCCGCGCAGACGACCGATACCGCGACTGCCTCAGCATCTACACCGCAGGGTGTGCCCTCCAACTATCAACCAGCCATGCCGGTCACCTATATCAGCTCACTGGGCTCAACCTATGTGCCCATGGACAGCTGGATTTATCCGGCGCTGGACCGGCTGCATGGAATGGGCTACCTGGACACGGCTTATCTTGGCATGCGGCCGTGGACCCGGCTGAGCATCGCGCACATGCTGCAGGAGACGAGCAACAAGATCGATTCGCATCCGGACGATGAGGCAGCACTGGAGATCTTTCTGGCTCTGCGCAAGGAGTTCGAAGCGGACGAAGAAGGCGGGAACGGCCAGCGTGTCGCGCATATGGAGCTCGAGAGCACCTATACGGACTTCCGCGGCATTGCCGGAACCCCGTTGCGTGACAGCTTCAACCTCGGACAGACCATCGTGAACGATTACGGGCGTCCATACCAGGAAGGCTTCAACAACTACAGTGGCTTCAGCGCACGGGCCGAGGCAGGACGCTTCTCACTCTACTTCCGCGGCGAGTATCAGCATGCACCCGGTGCCGCGGGATATTCGCAGGCACTGGCGGAGTACCTCTCCGAGCGTGCCACTGTCCCCTTCGCAACCAACCCCGTTCAGGACACGATCCCCGAAGGACCGATTGCCGAAGCGAATCCATTTCGCGTGATGGAAGCGTCTCTCTCCTATCACCTGCTGGGACATGAAATCTCGTTTGGCAAGAACGACCACTGGCTAAGCCCCGCCAGCGGCGGCGCAATGTCGTGGAGCACCAACGCCGAAAACATCTACACCTTCGATATCAACCGCGTGGAGCCACTGCGTATTCCTGGACTCTCGCGGATCACAGGTCCGTTCCGCTATGAGTTCTTTGTCGGTAGCCTGAAGGGCCACACGGCCCCGAATGATCCATGGACGCACATGGAGAAGATCAGCTTCAAGCCAACGAAAAATCTCGAGCTCGGCTTCGAGCGCACGGTGATCTGGGGCGGTAAAGGGCACGAACCGATTACCATCCACACATTCCTGAAGAGCTTCTTCAGCGTCCAGAATGTGACGTACCAGGAGAAGTTCTCCCGCGACGACCCAGGCGCGCGCTTCGGCAGCTTCGACTTCAACTATCGCCTGCCCTTCGTCCGCAACTGGCTCACGCTGTACTCCGATTCGGAAGCGCATGACGATGTGAACCCCATCAGCGCGCCGCGCCGCTCCGGCATCCGACCGGGACTTTATCTCTCTCATACGCCGGGACTGCCCCAGCTCGATCTGCGCGTGGAGGCAGCGGACACGATGCCGGTCAGCGATGCCAACTCACCCGGCTTCTTCCTTTACAACGAGAGCGTCCAGAAGCAAGGCACGACAAACAAAGGCTTCATGTTCAGCGACTGGATTGGACGTGGTGCAAAGGGCGGTCAAGCATGGCTGACCTATCACCTCTCACCGAATGAGAACATTCAGTTCGCCTATCGCAATGCAAAAGTCGACCAGGCATTCATTGCCGGCGGCACCACGCAGAATCTCTACACCATCTCAGCCGTGAAGCGGGTGATGAAGGACATCGAGATCCGTGGCTCCGTTCAGCACGAAGAGTGGAAGGCCCCGATCTACAAGACCGGTCAGCAGGGCGACACGACGGTCGAAGCGCAGTTCACCTGGTTTCCGAAGCTGGAAAAGAAGTTCTAACCATTGCATGGAGCAGACGCCTTCGGCACCCGCTCCCTTTGGTCGCGATCTGGCACGCTTCGAACCCATGTCTCAATGGCGAGACATGGGGCACCCGGGGTTTGTGGGAGAAGGATGTGGGTGCCCCCACCTCTCGTTTTTGAGAGGTGGGTTCGCAGGATCTAGCCGATCCGCTGGCGGAGATCGGAGCCGGTCATTTCGATGGGCTCGTTGAGATTGAGCATGCCCAGCACGGTCGGCGAAATATCGCGCAGCGAGCCATTCGGGCTCAGCGTGTACTGGTTGGCATCCTCCGCCACGTAGATAAAGGGCACAGGGTTGGTAGTGTGCGCGGTATGCGGGCCACCGGTCACGGGGTCGACCATCATCTCAGCATTACCGTGATCGGCAGTGATGAGCATCGATCCGCCATATTGCTTCAGCGCGCGGTAGATCTCACCGAGGCAAGCATCGACGGTCTCTACGCCTTTGATCGTCGGCTCGAGCTTGCCTGAGTGACCGACCATGTCCGCGTTCGCAAAGTTGACGACTAATAGCTCAAAGGTGCGGTCCTGCAAGGCTTTGACCACACCCTCGGCAATGCCGGCCGCCGACATCTCGGGCAGCAAGTCGTAGGTCGCAACCTTCTTCGACGGAATGAGCAGACGATCTTCGCCGGGGAATGGCGTCTCGATGCCGCCGTTGAAGAAGTAGGTGACGTGCGCGTACTTTTCCGTCTCGGCGATGCGCAGGTTGCGCATCTGCGCCTTGGACATCAGGTTTGCGAGCAGGTTGTCCATCGACTCGGGCAGAATGATGAGCGGCAGCGTGTAGTTCTTGTCGTACTGCGTCATGCAGAGGTACGTCAGATCTTTCGGCACCTCGCTGCGCGGGATGGTCGTGTCCAGCTCTTCTGCTTTCGCGAGATCGAGACCGTCCTTCTTCGTCAGACCGCTGTTACGCGTGAGCACACGCGTGATCTGGCGGGCGCGATCGGCGCGGTAGTTGAACATGATGCAGACATCTTCATCGCGGATGGGGCCGTTCGGATGACCGTGCGCATCGGTGACTACGAAGGGAATGATGAACTCGTCCGTAATGCCGTTGTTGTAAAGCTCCTTCACGCGCGCGACCGGATCGGCATAGGCGCCGCCCTCGGCGTGGCCCTTCACCATCGCGTCGAAGGCCAGCTTTTCGCGCTCCCAGCGGAAGTCGCGGTCCATCGCATAGTAGCGCCCGGAGATCGAAGCGATCTTGCCGATCTGCAACTCACGCATCTTCTGCTCGAGAGCCGCAAGATAGCCGGCGCCAGAGGTGGGCAGCGTATCGCGGCCGTCCATGAAAGCATGCACGTAGACCTTCTCGAGACCAAGACGCTTCGCGGCTTCAAGCAGCGCGTAGAGATGGCGTTGATGCGCATGCACGCCGCCGTCGGAGACCAGGCCGAGCAGGTGCAGCGCATGTCCGCCTGCGGCGGCTTTCTTCATGGCGGAGACGATCGCCGGATCGGAGTAGAAATCACCACTGGCGATCAGCCCATCGATGCGGGAGATATCCATGCGCACGACGCGACCCGCGCCGATATTCAGGTGACCGACCTCACTGTTGCCCATCTGCCCGTCAGGCAGGCCGACGAAGTGATCGGAGGCGTGCAGCAGCGTGTTCGGGAACTCAGCCAGCAGCTTGTCATAAGTCGGCTTGCGAGCCAGCGCGATGGCGTTGTTCTCCACCTGCGGACGATAACCCCATCCGTCGAGGATGGTCAGCACGATAGGCGTTTTAGGGGTCGACACTCTTGCTCCTGAAAAGCTTGGGCCGCTGTGCGCGGCCCGTGGTTGAGTCTACTTACTGCTGAGGCTTTGCTGCGGGAGCGGTCGAGGTCGTGGAGGAGCC harbors:
- the gpmI gene encoding 2,3-bisphosphoglycerate-independent phosphoglycerate mutase — its product is MSTPKTPIVLTILDGWGYRPQVENNAIALARKPTYDKLLAEFPNTLLHASDHFVGLPDGQMGNSEVGHLNIGAGRVVRMDISRIDGLIASGDFYSDPAIVSAMKKAAAGGHALHLLGLVSDGGVHAHQRHLYALLEAAKRLGLEKVYVHAFMDGRDTLPTSGAGYLAALEQKMRELQIGKIASISGRYYAMDRDFRWEREKLAFDAMVKGHAEGGAYADPVARVKELYNNGITDEFIIPFVVTDAHGHPNGPIRDEDVCIMFNYRADRARQITRVLTRNSGLTKKDGLDLAKAEELDTTIPRSEVPKDLTYLCMTQYDKNYTLPLIILPESMDNLLANLMSKAQMRNLRIAETEKYAHVTYFFNGGIETPFPGEDRLLIPSKKVATYDLLPEMSAAGIAEGVVKALQDRTFELLVVNFANADMVGHSGKLEPTIKGVETVDACLGEIYRALKQYGGSMLITADHGNAEMMVDPVTGGPHTAHTTNPVPFIYVAEDANQYTLSPNGSLRDISPTVLGMLNLNEPIEMTGSDLRQRIG